Below is a window of Chloroflexota bacterium DNA.
GGGCGCCCACTGTTACGACGCCTGACTCGCTGCGACAGTAAGTCCACGCGCTGAGCCCGGTGGCATTGCGCAGGCGGTCGACGAAGTCCGGGTTCAGCGGCGTCGTGGCAATCACCCGCCCGGCAATGTCGCCGCGCGCGACGACCGGCATCGCCGCGAGCGCGAGCACGTCGCAGCGATCACTGGTTGCCGCGCCGGCAAATATCGCGCCGCCGTCGGCCGCCGCCAGCATATCGCGAATGCGGGTGCTATCCGGCATCCCGCCGGCCAGCACGCGCTGGTCGGCGCCGATCAGCGTGATCGACGTGTCGGGTGCCATCGCGAGATAGCGTGCCATGGCGGTCGTCGCCGCCTGCGGGTCGCGCAGTCGCGCGGCATCCTGCACGGCCACATCCAGCGCCACGCCACGAGCCACCCGAGCAACCGACGTGACGTGCTCCTCGATAATCGTGTCCGCCAGCTGTCGCGCGGTAGACAGCCGCGCCTGTGTGGCACGCTCCTGCTCGGCGCCGAGCAGATAGATGGCGAGCGCGCTCAAGACCAGGCCGGTGCCGATGATCAGGCCGCCCATGACGAGCATGAGCCGCAGGGCCAGCGAGGCCAGGTACGGCACCGCGCGCGCGCCGGAGGCATCGCTCATGGACCGTGGCTGCCTAAAAAAGATGACGACATTCGGATCATGTCGTCATCTTATTCCGTGCAATATCATAACGCATAGCCGGCGGCAGCGCGCCGCGATAGGCGCGCCCTGCACGGTTGCTATTGGTTTGGCCTCGCGCCCGGCAGAAGCTAGCTGAACAACTGGGTGCCGTCGCAGCCCGCGCCGACGCTCGCCTTGCTCGGCGGGGTCACGTTTGTGCACACGATCGCCATTGCCTCCAGGCGCTGCTTGAAGACAATCTGCGGGGCGATGTACGGCTTCTTGGCGGTATCGTTGGCCGGCATTTCGTTCGTGTTCATGGGGTCTCCTGTTCTCCTCCCGAAAGATGACATAAATAACTGCTCCTGCGGATAGCGTCGTGCTACACCACCATACCGGCCGGTCGCCGCACGAGCGCCAGCGCATCCGCCGGTATCAAGTGCGCCAGCTGGGTAGCTGCCGCCCGCACCGGCAAGACGGGCATATACTCCAGGTCGTCCGGCACGCCGTTGGCCAAGTGCGCCGGAATCGGGTAGTTTGCGGGCAGCACTCCTTTCTCAACCAGCACCTGCCGTCGCGCGAGCGCTTCGCGGCAACTCGAGGCCGCCGGCAAATACAGGCTGCCGTTCTCGACCAACGCGTTGGCGTGGCAGCGGTGACATATGTTGTTCAATTCGCACGTCCGGCAGATTGGCAGCACATCAAACGTCAACTTCGACGTTTCCTTAAATACAGCCGACTGCCAGATCTCCGCGATCGGTTCGGCCAACAGGTTGCCGGCCGAAATGCGCGTCTGCACGCACGGGAACACGTTGCCGTACGGGTCAAGCACCAGGCTGTGCAACCCGATCGAGCACGAGCGCTGGCCTTCGGCCACCGGCGCCGGTATCTCGTCCGTTTCGCTGATCTGCTCCCGGAACAGCCAGACCATATCGTTGTACGTCAGCCGGTGCCGCAGCGGCGCCAGTCCGCCGTTGTCCTTGGCCGTAATCACCGTGTCGGTTCGCGAGACACAACCCAGCTCGGATGCCAACGCGCGCAGCGCATGATACTGATGCACGTTTTCCCGCATCAACGGCGTCTTAATTGTAATATGAAGACCGCGTTCGCGCAACAATTGCGCCGCGCGTGTCGTCAGCTCCCACGACCGCCGGCGGCGCGTGATGCCGTCGTGCGTTTCGGCATCGGCCGCATACAGCGAAATCTCCACGCCGGTCGGCCGCAGCGCCGCGATGCGGTCGGCCATATCCGGCGTGACCAGAATGCCGTTGGTCAACAGGCGGATCGCAAACCGCTTGCGCCGCGCATACTCTGCGATGGTGAAGAAATCGCGCCGAGCCAGAATCTCGCCGCCGGAGAACGTGATGTTCAACGCGCCCATCACTGCAAATTCATCGACGCAGCGCAGGGCCTGTTCGGTGTTCAACTCCCCGGCGACATGCTCCCCCGGCGCAAACACATCGAGGTAGCAATGCGTGCATTCCTCGTTGCACCGGTACGTGAGCTCCCAGTGTACCGTGAGCAGGCGATGCTGCCTCGCCATCTTCAAAACGATTTGCTGGTAAGGATCGAGTCCGGCCATCGCCCGGGCAGGCACGGGCGCGCATTCGTCCGGCCCTTCGGCGGGTCTATCAGACATGTGTCCCCCTCCCCCATTCCCTAGTGACAATAATAACACCGCATTTGTCAACTGTCAATGATTTCATAAAAACGGATGGAAAAGAGACGGCAATCCGGGCGCAGTGTCAAATTCCGTGTACCGGCCGTCCCGGTCAGCCGGTACGTGTGGTTGGAAACTACTGAAAACTATGGTCGAAAGCCTACGCCTGCGGCCGGTCGGCCAAGGTTACAATATTCTCATCGATCAGCCGTTCGACAAACGCCTGCACATCCGCCTGCGCCTGCGGCAGGGCGACATCGTACTCGCGTTCGATCAGTTGTGCGATCTCGCCTATGGTGCGCGTGCCGTCGGCCAGTTCCCAGATGCGGGCGCCCACACGATTCAATACCTCCACATCGCCGCTTTCCGAAAGCACAATCACGGCTTCATCGTCGATGACGCGGCCGGAGACCTGCCTATGCGGGATGGGATATTGTTGCAGTGAAAGCATTGATCACGCTCCAAAAGCCGGCGTCCATGCGAAAACGCAATTCGCCGGCGGGAATTTGCAGCACCAGATCACGACATGTCGAGATGACCTGCGTGCTCACGAGCGGGTCGTTCATCACAAACGGCACACACTGCACCAGGCGAGCGACGGTCGCCGGATGGGTCATCGGCACGACGGAATGATTGCGCGCTTTGACAAGCTTGAACAGGCCGGCCAGTGGCGCCGACACGGCGGCTTGCGGCGAGCGCGGATTTGAGCCGCGAAACGGCACGCCGTGCGCCACGAAGCGGCCGTCACGCCGGCCGATGATCACTATATCGTCGCCCAGCACCGTCAACCCGGCATCCAGCGACAGGTGCGCGACCGTGGACTTGCCGCTGCCGGACTGGCCGAAGAACACGCTGGCGCGTTCGCCGAGTGCGACGCCGGACGCATGCAGCATGACGCCACCGGACCGCGCGCTATGGTACGCGCAGAGCACGCGCAGGTAGTTTTCAATGTCTGCGCCCGGCCGCAGTTCGATTTGCCCCGCGGCCCGCCGCCAGTCCATCCAGCCCTCGTCGTGCAACGAGCGGTAGGTCAGGCGGTCGCCCGACGATTCCGTGTCGACCCGCCAGACACGGTCGGCGCGCGGCGGCATGCCGGCATCCGGGCGCACTACGGCGCGCACCACATAGGCCGCGCCGGCCGCCGGCGCCGCAAAAGCGACG
It encodes the following:
- a CDS encoding radical SAM protein, translated to MSDRPAEGPDECAPVPARAMAGLDPYQQIVLKMARQHRLLTVHWELTYRCNEECTHCYLDVFAPGEHVAGELNTEQALRCVDEFAVMGALNITFSGGEILARRDFFTIAEYARRKRFAIRLLTNGILVTPDMADRIAALRPTGVEISLYAADAETHDGITRRRRSWELTTRAAQLLRERGLHITIKTPLMRENVHQYHALRALASELGCVSRTDTVITAKDNGGLAPLRHRLTYNDMVWLFREQISETDEIPAPVAEGQRSCSIGLHSLVLDPYGNVFPCVQTRISAGNLLAEPIAEIWQSAVFKETSKLTFDVLPICRTCELNNICHRCHANALVENGSLYLPAASSCREALARRQVLVEKGVLPANYPIPAHLANGVPDDLEYMPVLPVRAAATQLAHLIPADALALVRRPAGMVV
- a CDS encoding PqqD family protein, which gives rise to MLSLQQYPIPHRQVSGRVIDDEAVIVLSESGDVEVLNRVGARIWELADGTRTIGEIAQLIEREYDVALPQAQADVQAFVERLIDENIVTLADRPQA